In Acidimicrobiales bacterium, the following proteins share a genomic window:
- a CDS encoding aldo/keto reductase: protein MTGHHSAGVAAAGTFTIAGLTVHRLGFGAAQLTGSGCWGPPADRDEAIRVLRRAVELGVDLIDTADSYGPYVSEELIREALWPYPEGLVIATKAGTVRTGPGVYVPVGRAEFIRQECEMSLRRLGLERIDLFQLHKVDPKVSFEEQVGVFGELQAEGKVRAIGLSSVTLDQVVAAQQLVDVVTVQNEYNLQSRAAEDVLRYCEREGLGFIPWWPLGNGALAQRSPVHLAIAAETGATPAQVALAWLLARSPVMLPIPGTGSVAHLEENCAAAGLELSEGQLAALDALAGS from the coding sequence TTGACCGGTCATCACTCGGCTGGCGTCGCGGCGGCTGGGACCTTCACGATCGCCGGCCTAACCGTCCACCGTCTGGGCTTCGGCGCGGCGCAGCTCACGGGCAGCGGCTGCTGGGGCCCACCGGCCGACCGCGACGAGGCGATCCGCGTCCTGCGCCGAGCGGTCGAGCTCGGCGTCGACCTGATCGACACGGCCGATTCCTACGGCCCCTACGTGAGCGAGGAGCTCATCCGCGAGGCGCTGTGGCCCTACCCCGAAGGACTGGTCATCGCCACGAAGGCGGGCACGGTGCGGACCGGCCCGGGGGTCTACGTGCCGGTGGGGCGGGCCGAGTTCATCCGCCAGGAGTGCGAGATGAGCCTGCGGCGCCTCGGCCTCGAGCGCATCGACCTGTTCCAGCTCCACAAGGTCGACCCGAAGGTGAGCTTCGAGGAGCAGGTGGGCGTGTTCGGCGAGCTGCAGGCCGAGGGCAAGGTGCGAGCCATCGGGCTGTCCAGCGTGACCCTCGACCAGGTGGTCGCCGCCCAGCAGCTCGTCGACGTGGTGACCGTCCAGAACGAGTACAACCTCCAGAGCCGCGCCGCCGAGGACGTCCTGCGCTACTGCGAGCGCGAGGGGCTCGGCTTCATCCCCTGGTGGCCGCTCGGCAACGGGGCGCTCGCCCAGCGGAGCCCGGTGCACCTGGCGATCGCGGCCGAGACGGGCGCCACTCCGGCGCAGGTCGCCCTGGCATGGCTGCTCGCGCGATCGCCGGTCATGCTCCCGATCCCCGGCACCGGCTCGGTGGCCCACCTGGAGGAGAACTGCGCGGCAGCGGGGCTGGAGCTCTCCGAGGGCCAGCTCGCCGCGCTCGACGCCCTGGCGGGCTCCTGA
- a CDS encoding Gfo/Idh/MocA family oxidoreductase yields MPLRGGCGARLEVLHLSRWAILGTSSFADHAVAPAILALDGASIAAVLSRDRSRGEAFAARHGARRVYTSYEELLRDEDVDIVYVATPNALHADQVVAAAGAGKHVLCEKPLATSVRDARRALEACRAAGVRLGVNFQARHHRFVPELKQLLAAGRIGEVVTAEVWACPGRFPSLGWRADPRLAGLGAVHNLGVHCYDLLRCLLEVEIVEVTALLDVGRTAALEHVALVLARLSNGALAYVNAGDASAEPSGDLVLRGSEGSVVGRSVTPPGGDLVEVVVTSAAGSAERLTGATDETHLGAVAAFERAVHEGREPDASGLDGLRAAQVVEAVVASAREGRTVQVDLDD; encoded by the coding sequence GTGCCCCTGCGTGGCGGCTGCGGGGCGCGCCTGGAGGTCCTGCATTTGTCCCGGTGGGCGATCCTCGGAACGAGCAGCTTCGCCGATCACGCCGTGGCGCCGGCGATCCTCGCGCTCGATGGCGCCAGCATCGCCGCGGTGCTGAGCCGGGACCGCTCCCGCGGCGAGGCCTTCGCGGCTCGTCACGGGGCCCGCCGGGTCTACACCTCCTACGAGGAGCTGCTGCGAGACGAGGACGTCGACATCGTCTACGTCGCGACGCCGAACGCGCTCCATGCCGACCAGGTGGTCGCTGCTGCCGGTGCGGGCAAGCACGTCCTGTGCGAGAAGCCGCTCGCGACGTCGGTGCGGGACGCCCGGCGCGCGCTCGAGGCGTGCCGGGCCGCGGGGGTCCGGCTCGGCGTGAACTTCCAGGCCCGACACCACCGCTTCGTCCCCGAGCTCAAGCAGCTCCTCGCGGCTGGCCGCATCGGGGAGGTCGTCACCGCCGAGGTCTGGGCGTGCCCCGGGCGTTTCCCGTCGCTCGGCTGGCGCGCCGACCCGCGCCTCGCCGGCCTCGGCGCCGTCCACAACCTCGGCGTGCACTGCTACGACCTGCTGCGCTGCCTGCTCGAGGTGGAGATCGTCGAGGTGACGGCGCTGCTCGACGTCGGGCGCACGGCGGCGCTCGAGCACGTCGCGCTCGTCCTGGCCCGGCTGTCGAACGGCGCCCTCGCCTACGTCAACGCCGGCGACGCCTCTGCCGAGCCGTCCGGCGACCTCGTGCTGCGCGGGAGCGAGGGCTCCGTGGTGGGCCGCTCGGTGACGCCGCCGGGCGGCGACCTCGTCGAGGTCGTCGTCACCTCGGCCGCGGGCTCCGCCGAGCGGCTCACGGGCGCGACGGACGAGACGCACCTCGGCGCGGTGGCGGCGTTCGAGCGAGCGGTGCACGAGGGCCGGGAGCCCGACGCGTCCGGTCTCGACGGGCTGCGCGCCGCTCAGGTGGTTGAGGCCGTCGTCGCCTCGGCGCGAGAGGGGCGGACGGTGCAGGTCGACCTGGACGACTGA
- a CDS encoding Xaa-Pro peptidase family protein, with the protein MDQRRQPGYARGTSAVDWEARFDFEALRAKRVARAHDAMALAGLDALLVWKMENVRYLTALRSQVIAGKASILNGALLLPGGAPVLLASGGEVDKANRFMPWLGAVHAVPIMEQRELVEGFVRTTLAPLLREAGADRGRLGVDQVGMALLESLAAELPSLRVVDGDAPMQRARMVKLEEEIALIEEACAIGDSVTIRAIESARAGARECEVAGDAMQTLFYLGGEMAHVITPFVASGEHMSPPHRLATDKIIRNRDLCFIDIGAMWNGYFADIGRTTVVGRPSDRQRQVYTAVYEGLMAGIDALRPGNTTAHVASAVRAAVARHGLEEHLFSLFIGHGIGAGANEPPYVGETLAGATADELRPNMVFALEPLVWVEDSGGVGVRIEDMVLVTDGAPRVLSRVDYDERLLA; encoded by the coding sequence GTGGACCAGCGCCGGCAGCCGGGCTACGCGCGCGGAACGTCGGCCGTCGACTGGGAGGCGCGCTTCGACTTCGAGGCGCTGCGCGCGAAGCGCGTCGCCCGCGCCCACGACGCCATGGCGCTGGCCGGCCTCGACGCGCTCTTGGTGTGGAAGATGGAGAACGTCCGCTACCTCACGGCGCTGCGCAGCCAGGTGATCGCCGGCAAGGCCTCGATCCTCAACGGCGCCCTCCTCCTGCCCGGCGGCGCGCCCGTGCTGCTCGCGTCGGGCGGGGAGGTGGACAAGGCGAACCGCTTCATGCCCTGGCTCGGCGCCGTGCACGCCGTCCCGATCATGGAGCAGCGGGAGCTCGTCGAAGGGTTCGTGCGCACGACGCTCGCGCCGCTGCTTCGCGAGGCGGGGGCAGACCGGGGCCGCCTCGGTGTGGACCAGGTCGGGATGGCCCTGCTCGAGAGCCTCGCCGCCGAGCTTCCGTCGCTTCGGGTCGTCGACGGGGACGCGCCGATGCAGCGCGCGCGCATGGTGAAGCTCGAGGAGGAGATCGCGCTCATCGAGGAGGCGTGCGCGATCGGGGACAGCGTGACCATCCGAGCCATCGAGTCGGCGCGCGCCGGTGCCCGCGAGTGCGAGGTCGCCGGCGACGCGATGCAGACCCTCTTCTACCTCGGCGGCGAGATGGCGCACGTCATCACCCCCTTCGTCGCGTCCGGTGAGCACATGTCGCCGCCGCACCGGCTCGCGACCGACAAGATCATCCGCAACCGCGACCTGTGCTTCATCGACATCGGCGCCATGTGGAACGGCTACTTCGCCGACATCGGGCGCACGACGGTCGTCGGGCGCCCCTCGGATCGTCAGCGGCAGGTCTACACCGCCGTGTACGAGGGGCTGATGGCGGGGATCGACGCGCTCCGCCCCGGCAACACCACGGCGCACGTGGCGAGCGCCGTGCGCGCCGCCGTCGCCCGCCACGGCCTCGAGGAGCACCTCTTCTCCCTCTTCATCGGCCACGGCATCGGCGCCGGTGCGAACGAGCCTCCCTACGTCGGCGAGACCCTCGCCGGCGCGACGGCCGACGAGCTCCGGCCCAACATGGTCTTCGCGCTCGAGCCCCTCGTCTGGGTCGAGGACTCCGGCGGGGTCGGCGTGCGCATCGAGGACATGGTGCTCGTCACCGACGGCGCCCCCCGGGTGCTCAGCCGGGTCGACTACGACGAACGCCTCCTCGCCTGA